A genome region from Alistipes dispar includes the following:
- a CDS encoding pentapeptide repeat-containing protein, which translates to MEQSASPAIAPPRLPPESGAPAGSAVLVPVGEIEGLSFRGVALPSEDCSRLSVQGCRFSGCRLGGAVFRGSRFTDVLFRNCDLSVADLQGASFFRVRFEECKIAGAGFAETTLQHVVFGHCKGEFVNFSRSRLRSVRFAGAQLRGGFFDGCRFERVVFSQCGLVTADFSGTRLAGISFADSDIRCIRLREVVSPELKGLRVSPEQAVGLARLLGVEIGE; encoded by the coding sequence ATGGAACAATCCGCATCTCCGGCGATCGCCCCTCCGCGGCTGCCTCCCGAATCCGGAGCGCCGGCCGGTTCGGCCGTGCTCGTACCGGTAGGCGAGATCGAGGGCCTTTCGTTCCGCGGCGTCGCGCTGCCGTCGGAGGATTGCAGCCGTCTCTCCGTGCAGGGATGCCGTTTCTCGGGATGCCGGCTGGGAGGTGCGGTGTTCCGCGGCTCCCGTTTCACGGACGTCCTCTTCCGGAACTGCGACCTGTCGGTGGCCGACTTGCAGGGCGCGAGTTTTTTCCGTGTGCGGTTCGAGGAGTGCAAGATCGCCGGGGCCGGATTCGCGGAGACGACGCTGCAACACGTCGTGTTCGGGCACTGCAAGGGCGAATTCGTCAATTTCTCCCGTTCGCGGCTGCGGAGCGTCCGCTTCGCCGGGGCGCAGCTTCGGGGCGGTTTCTTCGACGGATGCCGCTTCGAGCGGGTCGTGTTTTCGCAGTGCGGGCTGGTGACGGCCGACTTTTCGGGAACGCGCCTCGCGGGGATCTCCTTCGCCGATTCCGACATTCGGTGCATCCGGCTCCGCGAGGTCGTTTCGCCCGAGCTGAAGGGATTGCGGGTCAGCCCCGAGCAGGCCGTCGGGCTGGCGCGCCTGCTGGGCGTCGAGATCGGGGAGTGA
- a CDS encoding C1 family peptidase: MKNLLLSALAVCLACTATAQTADQNDSASGYEFTDVKLIPTTPVKDQSRSGTCWCFSTLSFLESEILKAGGPEMHLSEMWIVRHSFMDKAEKYIRLHGELNFAEGGASHDVTEGIKAHGIVPFEVYPGLNYGTEKPDFHELSVVLKAYLDGVLKAAESGKPLSTAWKRGFNALLDEYFGPMPETFTYEGKEYTPESFAASLPIDMENYVDLSSFTHHPFYTRFIIEVPDNWMWGTVYNLPLEEMMATIDHALANGYTVSWGTDVSEKGFSRTKAIGVIPEADTESMSGTEAERWGKLTDKEKEKALYSFDKPGKERTITQEMRQTAFDNFETTDDHGMLIMGIAEDQNGTPYYKVQNSWNTVPPYDGFWYFSKPFVAYKTTSIMVNKNAIPKEIAKKLGLK; this comes from the coding sequence ATGAAAAACTTGCTGCTTTCCGCACTCGCAGTCTGCCTCGCCTGCACGGCCACGGCGCAGACCGCCGATCAGAACGACTCCGCGTCGGGTTACGAATTCACCGACGTGAAGCTCATCCCGACCACGCCCGTCAAGGACCAGAGCCGCAGCGGCACCTGCTGGTGCTTCTCGACCCTGTCGTTCCTCGAGAGCGAAATCCTCAAGGCCGGAGGCCCCGAGATGCACCTCTCGGAAATGTGGATCGTCCGCCACTCGTTCATGGACAAGGCCGAGAAGTACATCCGCCTGCACGGAGAGCTGAACTTCGCCGAGGGAGGCGCTTCGCACGACGTGACGGAGGGCATCAAGGCCCACGGCATCGTTCCCTTCGAGGTCTATCCGGGTCTGAACTACGGAACCGAGAAACCCGATTTCCACGAGCTGTCGGTCGTGCTCAAAGCCTACCTCGACGGCGTGCTCAAGGCCGCGGAGAGCGGCAAGCCCCTCTCGACGGCCTGGAAACGCGGCTTCAACGCCCTCCTCGACGAGTACTTCGGCCCGATGCCCGAAACGTTCACCTACGAGGGCAAGGAGTACACGCCCGAATCGTTCGCCGCATCGCTGCCGATCGACATGGAAAACTACGTGGACCTCTCGTCGTTCACGCACCATCCCTTCTACACGCGCTTCATCATCGAGGTTCCCGACAACTGGATGTGGGGCACGGTTTACAACCTGCCGCTCGAGGAGATGATGGCCACGATCGACCACGCGCTGGCCAACGGCTACACCGTATCGTGGGGCACGGACGTCAGCGAGAAGGGCTTCAGCCGCACGAAGGCCATCGGCGTCATTCCCGAAGCCGACACCGAGAGCATGAGCGGCACGGAAGCCGAGCGCTGGGGCAAGCTCACCGACAAGGAGAAGGAGAAAGCGCTCTACTCCTTCGACAAGCCCGGCAAGGAGCGCACGATCACGCAGGAGATGCGTCAGACGGCGTTCGACAACTTCGAGACCACCGACGACCACGGCATGCTCATCATGGGCATCGCCGAGGACCAGAACGGCACACCCTACTACAAGGTGCAGAACTCGTGGAACACCGTGCCTCCCTACGACGGATTCTGGTACTTCTCGAAACCCTTCGTGGCCTACAAAACCACCTCGATCATGGTGAACAAGAACGCCATTCCGAAGGAGATCGCCAAAAAGCTGGGCCTGAAATAG